A stretch of the Solanum dulcamara chromosome 6, daSolDulc1.2, whole genome shotgun sequence genome encodes the following:
- the LOC129891577 gene encoding protein REDUCED CHLOROPLAST COVERAGE 2 isoform X3 codes for MAPKTGKAKPHKAKGEKKKKEEKVLPNVIEIAVETPEDSQVMLKGISTDKILDVRKLLAVNVETCHVTNYSLSHEVRGMRLKDTVEIVLLKPCHLSLIEEDYTEEQAVAHIRRLLDIVACTTSFAGSSSSPKTTGRTGTEPGPENALAEPKSGKPKTQEPKKVGAKPSKPDAAAGCDCADAGDAAEKGDPAMMCPPPRLGQFYDFFSFAHLTPPIQYIRRSSRPFLEDKTEDDFFQIDVRICSGKPTTIVASRTGFYPAGKRALSSHSLVGLLQQLSRVFDAAYKALMKGFTEHNKFGNLPYGFRANTWVVPPFVAENPATFPPLPMEDENWGGNGGGQGRDGKHDHRPWAKEFAILAAMPCKTAEERQIRDRKAFLLHSLFVDVSVLKAVASIKQLVDNSSSSTISYEEKIGDLLISVTKDMSDASKKLDNKNDGIQVLGMSPEDLAKRNLLKGITADESATVHDTSTLGVVVVRHCGYTAIVKVVAEVNWGTNPIPQDIEIDDQAEGGANALNVNSLRMLLHKSSTPQPSSQVHKLQGADVEDVQAAKSLVRQVLGESLQKLQEEGSKQVKSIRWELGACWVQHLQNQASGKVESKQTDEAKVEPAVKGLGKHGGLLKEIKKKSDDKSSKASSGNEVSSSDANKKELEKLDEEMEVLWKKVLPEAAYLRLKESETGLHLKSPDELISMAHKYYADTALPKLVADFGSLELSPVDGRTLTDFMHTRGLQMFSLGRVVELADKLPHVQSLCIHEMVVRAYKHILQAVVAAVDNIANVAASIASCLNVLLGNPSAENDDSDDDLKWKWIENFLSKRFGWQWKDESREDLRKFAILRGLCHKVGLELVPKDYDMDSPFPFKKSDIISMVPVYKHVACSSADGRTLLESSKTSLDKGKLEDAVTFGTKALSKLVSVCGPYHRMTAGAYSLLAVVLYHTGDFNQATIYQQKALDINERELGLDHPDTMKSYGDLAVFYYRLQHTELALKYVNRALYLLHLTCGPSHPNTAATYINVAMMEEGLGNVHVALRYLHEALKCNQRLLGADHIQTAASYHAIAIALSLMEAYSLSVQHEQTTLQILQAKLGPDDLRTQDAAAWLEYFESKALEQQEAARNGTPKPDASISSKGHLSVSDLLDYIAPDAEMKAREAQKKQARAKVKGKAGQNGGIATDEFEKDELLSPTSPVVENSSDKENKSELDNKSELKIAEPTPKESDHILIEQTLLEKNDDVILEDTSEEGWQEALPKGRSTMSRKISSSRRPNLAKLNTNFTNASHLPRARGKTTNFPSPRLTTNESTASSGLSPASKKFVKSASFSPKLNTAASPTGGTERSSKPKSAPITPAQTEQVVKTNSIVSSISVQAAGKLFSYKEVALAPPGTIVKAVAEQLPKDSSSEQTKETVATDSTLPTTAKTNDGEKAQKVNGEKQHDDSGDTQQSKEKAPVSAEFSDGTKADASGEKDGVVTASEVKPAAKNKGDSTNSSIPGIQNNRSSSDSNATSKVNMLESKADKIPDNSSDLEPANDLVTEKDSCLTNEGAAVKEKNDDEPSDPGSVTLPTGVDKDITSNASTVLTESDQQGDSEAGKEATKKLSAAAPPFNPSPIPVFGTIPAPGFKEHGGILPPPVNIPPLLPLSPVRRSPHQSATARVPYGPRLSGGYGRSGNRVPRNKPAFLNGEPNGDASHFAIPRIMNPHAAEFVPGQPWVPNGFPVAPNGYMASPNGYAISPNSIPVSPDGSPASLNSTSVTDDGLPVSPVEAGESPSAVTVEEAAENHDTAVADGTEVETSSSLVTDQTESQQIMQDQEEDVEKQHDIPKVDEKSQCENGEMSEDTPAQSDEITTSKETCSTVVLEEKGTKRWGDYSDSENEVVELTGYPSRTAAESQSCFPAQMSGEDQNQVMY; via the exons atggctCCCAAAACAGGAAAAGCTAAGCCACACAAAGCAAAgggagagaagaagaaaaaagaagagaaag TTCTGCCAAACGTTATAGAGATAGCAGTGGAAACACCTGAAGACTCACAAGTGATGCTTAAG GGTATATCAACGGACAAGATTTTAGATGTGAGAAAGCTCTTAGCCGTCAATGTGGAGACATGTCACGTGACCAATTACTCCTTGTCACATgag GTGAGAGGAATGAGGCTAAAAGATACAGTGGAGATTGTGTTGCTGAAACCGTGCCACCTCAGCTTAATCGAAG AGGATTATACAGAAGAGCAAGCAGTGGCTCATATTAGAAGACTTCTCGACATAGTTGCATGCACCACTTCTTTCGCCGGTTCATCTTCTTCACCCAAAACCACCGGTCGAACCGGTACTGAACCCGGTCCAGAAAATGCACTGGCCGAACCAAAATCAGGCAAGCCTAAAACTCAGGAACCGAAAAAGGTCGGCGCTAAGCCGTCGAAGCCGGATGCCGCCGCCGGATGCGACTGCGCCGATGCCGGCGACGCGGCGGAGAAAGGTGATCCCGCGATGATGTGTCCCCCGCCGCGGTTGGGACAGTTCTACGACTTCTTCTCGTTCGCTCATCTCACTCCTCCGATCCAAT ATATTAGGAGATCAAGTCGACCATTCCTTGAGGATAAAACAGAAGATGATTTTTTCCAAATAGAT GTCCGAATTTGCAGTGGCAAGCCAACAACAATTGTTGCTTCTAGGACAGGTTTCTATCCTGCTGGAAAACGCGCTCTTTCGAGTCACTCTTTGGTTGGATTGTTGCAACAATTAAGTCGAGTTTTTGATGCT GCATACAAGGCTCTCATGAAAGGATTCACTGAGCATAATAAG TTTGGGAATCTTCCTTATGGTTTTCGAGCGAACACATGGGTTGTCCCTCCTTTTGTTGCTGAAAATCCAGCTACTTTCCCTCCACTTCCCATGGAAGATGAGAATTGGGGAGGAAATGGAGGTGGACAGGGAAGAGATGGTAAGCATGATCATAGGCCGTGGGCGAAGGAATTTGCGATTCTGGCAGCAATGCCTTGTAAAACAGCGGAAGAAAGGCAAATTAGAGATAGGAAAGCGTTTCTACTGCACAGTCTATTCGTTGATGTATCAGTTCTCAAAGCAGTTGCTTCCATAAAGCAACTAGTGGACAATAGCTCTAGTTCTACAATTTCATACGAGGAAAAAATTGGAGATCTTCTTATCAGTGTGACAAAAGATATGTCAGATGCGAGCAAGAAATTGGACAACAAAAACGATGGCATTCAGGTGCTAGGCATGTCGCCAGAGGATCTTGCAAAGAGAAACTTACTTAAAGGCATAACTGCAGATGAGAGCGCAACTGTTCAT GATACTTCTACCTTGGGTGTAGTGGTGGTTAGACACTGTGGCTACACAGCTATCGTAAAAGTTGTAGCTGAGGTGAACTGGGGAACAAATCCCATTCCTCAGGATATTGAAATAGATGACCAGGCAGAGGGAGGTGCAAACGCATTAAATGTTAATAG CTTGAGAATGCTGTTGCACAAGTCATCAACGCCTCAGCCATCTAGCCAAGTACATAAATTACAAGGTGCAGATGTCGAAGACGTTCAGGCTGCTAAGTCTTTAGTAAGACAGGTTCTCGGTGAAAGCTTGCAGAAGTTACAGGAAGAAGGTAGTAAACAAGTGAAATCTATTAGATGGGAACTGGGTGCATGTTGGGTGCAACATTTGCAAAATCAAGCCTCCGGGAAAGTTGAGTCTAAGCAAACTGATGAAGCTAAAGTAGAGCCAGCGGTAAAGGGTCTTGGGAAGCATGGTGGTCTGCTGAAGGAAATTAAGAAGAAATCAGATGACAAGAGCAGCAAAGCCAGTTCAGGGAACGAAGTTTCTTCAAGTGACGCGAACAAGAAAGAGCTAGAGAAACTAGACGAGGAAATGGAAGTTCTTTGGAAAAAGGTGCTACCTGAAGCAGCATATTTGCGCCTAAAGGAGTCAGAAACTGGTCTTCACCTTAAG TCACCCGATGAGTTGATCAGTATGGCACATAAATACTACGCTGATACTGCCCTTCCAAAACTG GTTGCTGATTTTGGGTCACTGGAGCTTTCACCTGTTGATGGAAGGACACTGACAGATTTCATGCACACCAGGGGTTTGCAAATGTTCTCCTTGGGACGCGTG GTGGAACTTGCAGACAAACTTCCTCACGTTCAATCTCTTTGTATTCACGAGATGGTTGTCAGAGCTTACAAACACATACTGCAGGCTGTTGTGGCAGCAGTTGATAATATTGCTAATGTGGCTGCATCAATTGCTTCTTGTTTAAACGTATTGCTCGGGAATCCCTCTGCAGAAAATGATGATTCAGATGATGATTTGAAATGGAAGTGGATAGAAAATTTTCTTTCGAAGAGGTTTGGGTGGCAGTGGAAGGATGAAAGTAGGGAGGATCTTAGAAAATTTGCCATTCTTCGAGGTCTTTGTCATAAG GTAGGACTTGAGCTTGTCCccaaagactatgacatggaCTCTCCATTTCCTTTCAAGAAGTCGGATATCATAAGCATGGTCCCTGTGTACAAG CATGTTGCATGCTCATCAGCGGATGGGCGTACATTGCTGGAATCATCCAAAACTTCTCTGGATAAAGGCAAACTGGAGGATGCTGTAACTTTTGGAACTAAG GCACTCTCAAAACTCGTTTCTGTATGTGGTCCTTACCATCGAATGACAGCGGGTGCATACAGTCTCTTAGCTGTGGTACTCTACCATACTGGAGATTTTAATCag GCTACTATTTATCAACAAAAAGCTTTGGATATTAATGAAAGAGAGCTTGGACTTGACCACCCAGATACAATGAAGAGTTATGGAGATTTAGCAGTTTTCTACTACCGACTTCAACACACCGAGTTGGCATTAAA GTATGTCAATCGTGCCCTCTATCTTTTGCATCTTACTTGTGGACCTTCTCATCCAAATACTGCTGCAACATATATAAATGTTGCAATGATGGAGGAAGGTCTCGGAAATGTCCACGTTGCACTTAGGTACCTTCACGAGGCTCTTAAGTGTAACCAGAGACTTCTTGGAGCTGACCATATTCAA ACTGCTGCCAGCTACCATGCTATTGCAATTGCTCTTTCTTTAATGGAAGCATATTCCTTGAGCGTTCAGCATGAGCAAACTACACTTCAGATACTGCAAGCTAAACTTGGACCCGATGATTTACGTACTCAG GATGCTGCGGCATGGCTTGagtattttgagtctaaagcaCTTGAGCAGCAAGAAGCTGCACGGAATGGTACCCCGAAGCCTGATGCCTCTATCTCTAGCAAAGGCCATCTAAG TGTCTCGGATTTATTGGATTACATAGCTCCAGATGCTGAGATGAAGGCTAGAGAAGCGCAAAAGAAGCAAGCTCGTGCAAAG GTTAAAGGCAAAGCAGGGCAAAATGGGGGAATAGCTACCGATGAATTTGAGAAGGATGAACTTCTTTCTCCAACTAGTCCTGTTGTGGAGAACTCCAGTGATAAAGAGAACAAGTCGGAATTAGACAACAAATCAGAATTGAAGATTGCAGAACCCACACCTAAGGAATCTGATCACATTTTGATAGAACAGACATTACTGGAGAAAAATGATGACGTGATACTAGAGGATACCTCTGAGGAAGGATGGCAAGAGGCTTTACCAAAAGGCCGTTCAACAATGAGCCGTAAGATTTCTAGTTCTAGGAGACCTAACCTTGCAAAACTTAACACTAACTTCACGAATGCTTCCCATTTACCTAGAGCTCGAGGTAAAACCACTAATTTTCCATCTCCAagattgactacaaatgaatctACGGCATCATCTGGGCTATCTCCTGCTTCAAAGAAGTTTGTGAAGAGTGCTAGTTTCAGCCCTAAGTTAAACACTGCTGCTTCACCAACTGGTGGTACTGAGAGATCTTCTAAGCCAAAATCAGCACCTATCACCCCTGCTCAAACAGAACAAGTTGTCAAAACTAATTCAATTGTCAGCTCAATCAGCGTTCAGGCAGCTGGAAAACTATTTTCTTACAAAGAAGTTGCTTTAGCTCCACCTGGTACCATTGTGAAAGCAGTGGCAGAGCAATTGCCAAAGGATAGTAGTTCAGAACAAACCAAGGAGACTGTGGCAACTGATTCAACTCTGCCGACAACAGCGAAAACCAATGATGGAGAAAAGGCTCAGAAAGTCAATGGAGAGAAGCAACATGATGATTCTGGTGACACTCAACAGAGTAAAGAGAAAGCACCTGTATCAGCCGAATTTTCTGACGGGACAAAAGCTGATGCTTCTGGGGAGAAGGACGGAGTTGTCACAGCTTCAGAAGTAAAGCCTGCTGCTAAAAACAAAGGAGACTCTACAAATAGCTCCATTCCAGGGATCCAAAATAATCGTTCTTCCAGTGATTCAAATGCTACTTCCAAAGTCAATATGCTGGAAAGCAAAGCTGATAAAATCCCAGACAACTCTTCTGATCTTGAACCTGCTAATGATTTAGTGACAGAGAAGGATTCTTGTCTTACAAATGAAGGAGCTGCAGTGAAAGAGAAGAATGATGATGAACCCAGTGATCCAGGAAGTGTCACATTGCCAACTGGAGTAGATAAAGATATTACCAGCAATGCTAGTACCGTGCTTACTGAATCAGACCAGCAAGGTGATTCTGAGGCTGGAAAAGAAGCAACCAAAAAACTTTCGGCAGCTGCACCACCATTTAATCCATCGCCTATTCCAGTTTTTGGCACTATCCCAGCACCAGGTTTCAAGGAGCATGGAGGAATATTGCCCCCTCCTGTAAATATCCCTCCTCTGCTTCCTCTGAGTCCTGTTCGTAGATCACCGCATCAGTCAGCAACAGCGCGAGTTCCGTATGGTCCACGCTTGTCAGGTGGCTATGGTAGGTCTGGAAATCGAGTTCCACGAAACAAGCCTGCTTTTCTCAATGGTGAACCTAATGGGGATGCCAGCCATTTCGCTATTCCTAGAATCATGAACCCACATGCAGCTGAATTTGTCCCTGGCCAACCATGGGTTCCAAATGGCTTTCCAGTTGCTCCAAATGGTTACATGGCTTCACCAAATGGATATGCAATATCACCAAATAGCATACCAGTATCACCGGATGGTTCTCCAGCATCCTTGAACAGTACATCAGTGACTGACGACGGACTTCCAGTATCTCCAGTTGAGGCAGGAGAATCCCCTTCAGCTGTAACTGTGGAAGAAGCTGCTGAAAATCACGATACAGCGGTGGCCGATGGAACTGAAGTGGAAACCTCCAGTAGTTTGGTAACTGACCAGACAGAAAGTCAGCAGATCATGCAGGATCAGGAAGAAGATGTGGAAAAACAACATGACATTCCTAAAGTTGATGAGAAATCACAATGTGAAAATGGAGAAATGTCTGAAGATACACCTGCACAATCTGATGAGATTACTACGTCAAAAGAAACATGTAGTACTGTCGTTCTTGAGGAGAAAGGAACCAAGCGTTGGGGAGATTATAGTGACAGTGAAAATGAGGTTGTTGAG CTGACTGGGTATCCCTCAAGGACAGCAGCTGAATCGCAGAGCTGTTTTCCTGCTCAGATGTCCGGTGAAGATCAAAACCAAGTAATGTACTGA